GAATGATGAAAAATCTACCGGGGTGTATACACAATTATATAAAAAAGTAATGGAAACTTTAGATAGTCAATCTGCAATTAACATTCAGATGAATTTCTGGTTTAATGAAATGATGAAATATCACGGTGTCAGCTATATTGAATACCGTGCCATCAGACTACTTAGAAGATTCCCGGATGGTCTTGAGCCTTCTGTAATTGCTGATAATCTAACTATTTTAAGACAGTCTGTAACTAATATGGCAGACGACTTGCAGGAGCGCAATCTTGTAGAAAGGATGCCCCACCCTGTAGATAGGCGCCGTATTTATATCAGGCTGACACCGGAAGGCCTGGAACTGGCAAATAAATTGGTAGATGAGATGAGCAGTATAGAGGCCAGTATATTTTTTCAATTTTCTAAAGAAGAAATGGAAACCTATCTGGATATACGTACCAGAATAATTAAATATACTGAGGATGAAATAAAAAAGCGTTATACTGAAAAGAGTGAATAAAATGCAAGAGGACGGGTGATGATTGTTTGAAATTTTAAAACAATTATTGTCCGTCCTTTATTTTAAAGGTATTGGGATTTTAACTATGTCTTCTAAGCTCTTGAATCTTAATATTTTATATCAATTGTAAGCCAATAATCCGCCTGCAAAGATGTAAATTGAGGCACTCAGTCGGCTCTATTCTTTTCACAAAAAGGAGAACATCTGAAGGGTAAGATGTTCTCCTTTTGTAAATTTTTTTGTAATCAATTATGAGAA
This is a stretch of genomic DNA from Oxobacter pfennigii. It encodes these proteins:
- a CDS encoding MarR family winged helix-turn-helix transcriptional regulator, with amino-acid sequence MDNAKVANDEKSTGVYTQLYKKVMETLDSQSAINIQMNFWFNEMMKYHGVSYIEYRAIRLLRRFPDGLEPSVIADNLTILRQSVTNMADDLQERNLVERMPHPVDRRRIYIRLTPEGLELANKLVDEMSSIEASIFFQFSKEEMETYLDIRTRIIKYTEDEIKKRYTEKSE